gccttgttaaaatccccagctacaatgaatgcagcctcaggatgtatggattccagttcgcaaagagtcaaataaagttcgttcataACCatctgtgtctgcttgggggggaatatatacggctgtggttataatcgaagagaattcccttggtagataatgcggtcgacatttgattgtgaggaattctaaatcaggtgaacagaaggacttgagttcctgtatgctttTGTGAGCCATaagtctcgttagccataaggcatacgcccccgcccctcttcttaccagaaagatgtttgtttctgtcggcgcgatgcgtggagaaaccagctggctgcaccgactcagatagcgtctctccagtgagccatgtttccgtgaagcaaagaacgttacagtctctgatgtccctctggaatgctacccttgctcggatttcatcaaccttgttgtcaagagactggacattggcgagaagtatactggggagtggtgcacgatgagcccgtctccggagtctgactagaagaccgctacgtttccctcttttacgaagtcgtttttttgggtcgccggctgggatccattccgttgtcctgggtgaaaggcagaacacaggatccgcttcgcaaaagtcatattcttggtcgtactgatggtgagttgacgctgctcttatattcagtagttcttctcgactgtatgtaatgaaacctaagatgacctggggtactaatgtaagaaataacatgtaaaaaaaaaaaataactgCGTAGTTTCCTatgaacgcgaagcgaggcggcaatctctgtcggcgccagaaaagtcagtgtatatgcaacagtttgggccgcctaatttgccagaattttatgtaattatgacataacattgaaggttgtgcaatgttacAGGAATATtcagacttatggatgccacccgttagataaaatacggaacggttccgtatttcactgaaaaaataaacgtcttgttttttcgatgtgatagtttccggattcgaccatattaatgacctaaggctcgtatttctgtgtgttattgtgttataattaagtctatgatttgatatttgatagagcagtctgactgagcgacggtaggcaccagcaggctcgtaagcattaattcaaacggcactttcgtgcgttttgccaacAGCTCGTCgatgtgcttcaagcattgagctgtttatgacttcaagcctatcaactcccgagactaggctggtgtaaccgatgtgaaatggctaactagttagcgcgcaccccgctaatagcgtttcaaacgtcactcgctcggagacttggagtggttgttccccttgctctgcaagggctgcggcttttgtggagcgatgtgttcctggttcgagcccaggtagggacgaggagagggacggaagctatgctgttacactggcaatactatagtgccgataaaaacatccaatagtcaaaggtatatgaaatacaaatcgtatagagagaaattgtcctataattcctataataactacaacctaaaacttcttacctgggaatattgaaaactcctgttaaaaggaaccaccagctttcatatgttctcatgttctgagcaaggaacttaaacgttagcctttttacatggcacatattgcacttttactttcttctccaacactttgtttttgcattatttaaaccaaattgaacattcattttatttgaggctaaattgattttattgatgtattatattaagttaaaataagtgttaattcggtattgttgtaattgtcgttattatacatttaaaaaaatgtaatcgtCCGATTAACCGGTATCGGCCCCAcagactccactcttctgggaaggctttccacgaggtgttggaacattgctgcagggacttgcttcctttcagccacaagagcattagtgaggtcaggcacagatgttggacgattaggcctggctcagtcggtgttccaattcatccaaaaggtgtCCGATGGGGTTTAGGTtgtggctctgtgcaggccagtcaagtgcttccacactgatcttgaaaaaacatttctgtatggacctcactttgtacacgagggcattgtcatactaaaacaggaaagagccttcctcaaactgttgccacaaagtggcagcacagaattgtctagaatgtcatcgtatgctgtagcattaagatttcccttcactagaactaagaggcatagcccaaaccatgaaaaaccgcCCCAGACCactattcctcctccatcaagctttacaattggcactatgcattgggggcaggtagtgttctcatggcatccgccaaacccagattcttccgtcagactgccagatggtgaagcttgattcatcacaccagagaacgtgttttcactgctccagagtccaatggcttgGAGctgtacaccactccagctgatgcttggcattgcgcatggtgatcttaggcttgtgtgtggctgctcggccatggaaacccatttcatgaagctcctgacgttgcttccagagaaaGTTTGGAACTCTGTAATGAGCGTTTACAACCGAGGATGGACTACTTTTACGGTCCCGTTCTTTGaccttgtgtggcctactacttcgcTGCTGAGCCATtcttgctcctagacgtttccacttcacaataacagtacttacagttgaacggggcagctctagcagggcagaaatttgaccaactgacttgttggatagGTGGCATcctggcatcctatgacggtgccatgttgaaagtaactgagctcttcagtaaggctatgctactgccaatgtttgtctatggagattgcacggcggtgtgctcgattttatacacctgtcagcaacaggtgtggctaaaatagctgtatccactaatttgaaggggtgtccacatacttatatgaatgtgtgtgtgtatatatagtttaGTTTACAAATGATTATCTACAGTCTCGGTTTTAAATTTGCATCAGGATATGTGCACAGATTTTAAGTTGCTTCCTTCAATGTTTGGTTTCTTTGTCTGGTTTTCAGGTCTGAAATAAGCACTCACTATGTCTGATGGGGACTATGACTACCTCATCAAATTCCTAGCCCTTGGTGATTCTGGAGTAGGGAAAACCAGCTTTCTCTACCAGTACACCGACAAAAAGTTTAACTCCAAATTCATCACTACAGTGGGCATTGATTTCAGAGAAAAACGAGTGGTAAGTTGATTGCCCTAGTCATACAATTTGTCACTTGTGTGACAAACCATGAATTTAATTATTCACATACAGGTACTCCCTTACCACCCGTAATGACCAAATAGTGTGCTGCTTGGTTGAAAGAGTTAACATTTGAAATGGACAATTATTCCATGTGACATTTTTTGTAGTGCAGGTTTACTATTAACCATGGAAAGTAAAGTAGGAGCTTAAAAGCATTACTCCTCACAGTGCAAAAGGTAGTGGTAGAACTGTTTTTTTTGTAGGGAATGAGTCTGAAACATATGAACCTGCCGATGTACCAGTATGTGTGGGTGTCGCAGGAATCTGAGGAACTCCCAGACCAAGAATGGATGACTAATATCACTTGAGTTCAGCAGCACCCTCCTAGAAAATAAACACTTCACACCACATAACCAAACACCAGGGTCATTTAATCATAATCACTCATGCTGTGTATAATTGTAGAGATTATCAGGGCAAACATTTTTCATCTAAATGTTGCAAGATTGGGTTGCAAGATAATACAGTATATGTAGGATGACCAATAGGAAAGTATATTTTTAGGGCCTCATAGCCAGAATGACCTCGCACTGCTTTATATGGATATAATAACTCTCTTTGTCTGACAGGTATACAAATCAAATGGTCCAGATGGGGCAGCAGGCAGAGGACAGAGGATTCATGTTCAGCTGTGGGACACGGCAGGGCAGGAGAGGTAAGCCAATCCAAAACTCATCTCCCACTGACACTCGTGCTCAAGCCCTCACTGGCTGTCAGGTAGTTGTTGGCAGCTTTCAATTGCTTACTTTCTTCAAGCTGAATGAAGCTCTTTACAAGGTGTTTTTTCTTGTGTGGTGTCAGGTTTCGGAGTTTGACAACAGCTTTCTTCCGAGATGCGATGGGCTTCCTCCTCCTGTTTGACCTCACCAATGAGCAGAGTTTCCTTAATGTCAGAAATTGGATGAGTAAGTCCTCTGTACATGTAGATTCTGACAACCACAATCTCATGTTGACTTCCAAAGAAATGTGCAGTGTCTTAATCACTATCTTTCAATCATGACTGGTGGGCTGATGACTGGCTTATTCACTTTTTCAGGTCAATTACAGATGCACGCTTACTGCGAGAATCCAGACATTGTACTCTGTGGCAACAAGTGTGACCTGCAGGAGCAGAGGGCAGTCCGTGAAGATGAGGCCCGTGAGTTGGCAGAGAAGTATGGGTATGTGTCCCTTACCTGTGACTAACCCTCCCTGAAACATTTGCCAAGAAGGCAGTGGCTGATGTGTGTTTACTCAAGGCTGTGCAGGGGAATCTCGAACAATACTAAATGTTAGGCTAGGTTGGTCTTTCTGGAAAGGCAAATATTTACACATCCATGTAAAGTATCCTGCTTGTGGCCTGAAATTACACATTTAGTGAATATAAAGGGATTAGATATGGACATCCTATGTTTTGCTAAAACTAACAAATGCAAATTTGTGGTCAAAAGCCATGTCGTAAGAGACTACGGACTCTATTTTAAAAAACCTAACTCAATGGTAAATATAAGCGCTGGGGGTAGCTCTATAGGTGGAGGGGTGTGTCAGtaatatttttgctattttcacagCTGTTATTATGAGCATAATAGCTGGCGGTGGTGCGAAATGGCTGTTTTATAAATGTATGAATAAACAAGTTGTAGGTGGGAGGAGGACTTGACCACTCACTGGCCAATCAAGGCTGCATGTGTTAGTCTCAAGTTCTGTAGGTTATTGAAGGTCTTTACATTGTCATCAACTCCAATTTGGCTGGGGGCACGGAATATTCTGTCCTAGACCATTGTAGATTGATAATACAGTTTAGTCATTAGCATAGGCTACAGTAACAAGTGATAATTCGAGTAAAAAATAACATCCAGTGTTTGCTCTATTTTGAGTGTTGACAGTCAACCTGGTTATAATAGGCTTCAATCAGTATAGGCCTTTAGATATCGTGCTTAAAAAATAGTCTGCCTTAAATTGTATTGTTTGTGTGAGGCACATTCTCAATAAGAAAGATATAGCCTATGTCTACCGTTGATACTGCATAATAGGACTGAATTGTTTAAATACACTTGGAGGAGTGtgtcttaattttttttttaacaaatcaatacAAAAAGTTTATGGGgggctcccgggtggcgcagtggctaAGGGCgctggttaagggcgctgtactgcgcCACCAGGAGGTCCGTGGGACGACGCACAAtcggcctagcgtcgcccggattagggaggggttggccggtagggatatccttgtctcatcgcgcaccagcgactcctgtgcaCCTAGGTTggcaggtgcacggtgtttcctccaacacattggtgcagctggcttccgggttggatgcgcgctgtgttaagaagcagtgcggcttggttgggttgtgtatcggaggacgcatgactttcaaccttcgtctctcccgagcccgtacgggagttgtagctatgagacaagatagtagctacaattggataccacgaaattggggagaaaacggggtaaaattaaaaaaaaaaaaaaaaaaaaagtttatggggaacataaaaaaaaaaagcacTTATCTCTTGTTCCATGTGCATATGGGCACTGTGAGTCAGGGCTGGATAGGCTGCGCTTCTGTGGTCAATATCCATGCCATATCCAACCGCGTTAGCTACTGAATTTGCATACTGAAATTGGCACTTTGGAGCACGTTTTTAAGGACACTAATTGGATATttccacccctcccacctcaTCTCAAGCGAGTTCATACGACAGGTAAATTACCAATCCTGGCGCTAGGGTGTGAAAATAGAACAGCCCTGGCTTTAACAGGTCTAAATTGCAAACGGGCGTGCGTTTTGACAATTGCACGAACTTAAGGCCAGCCGAAAATAGAGCCCCCAGTACTTAGAGTTATGATCATGTTATGGTGAGCTGAATGGCCATCTTGTGCGCGGAAAATATCTAAGTGACAACATATTTAAAGTTTTAGGACGGGTAATCAGATTAACATAGCCCAGTCATAATGTTATTGCTGAATATCATATAGGTAGCCAGTCTGAAGTCTCTCTTCCAGATGCACATCATATTGAGTTGTCATGGTTGACTAGATACGACTCATATGTCAGATTTGGTTAGTGTCGTTATTTTTTAATGTTACCGATGGCTCCACCAGTCTGAAATCCAATGTGTTTTTTAGAGAGCCATGCTCCTCTACTATTTCAAATATGCATCTTCCACTGCTATAGCACAAGTGCATGTTTCATGACgaaaaacaaacacccacacaaatattttttttcaacCTTGATTTCTTTTCAACTGCTGAGAACTATATTCTGTCTTAGAGTAACGCTTTCAATTAGATCAAAACTTATTCAGGTTGTAGGTAGATAGTTTGCATCATACAGAGACATATCAGTCAATGTTCTTATGTGTTGCTCTCCTTCCCGTGCAGAATCCCTTACTTTGAGACAAGTGCAGCTAACGGGCAGTTTGTTAGCCAGGCTGTGGATGTCCTGCTGGACCTCATTATGAAGAGGATGGAGCGCTGTGTGGACAAGTCCTGGATCCCTGATGGAACTGTGCGATCCAATGGACACAGTGGCCACACAGACATCACAGAGCCCAAGACCCAGGAGAAGGGCAAATGTGCTTGTTAGGGTCCACATACAGATAATGGTTACACCATccccccagtgatgttttggtaGGACTGGGCTTTATGGTATGTGATGAAAGGCATGTAATATTTGTAAATCAATGATGTCATAGTAAGTTTTGGCAagatgtggggggggggtgtatgacGTGCAAAGCTGAAAGTAACTACTAACCCCTGCCAAATGTTCCAGAGCATCATTATGTTTTGTTAATTTGATTGCCTCTCCTTACACTTGTCCATACAGTGTCAATTAAGTGCCTTTTTATGTTTTCATTTCGGAGAATATTAAATGTATTTTACATTGTAAAAGAAAAGTGTATTATAACCAACTATTTTCTAAGATCCAGAAGAAAAGTGAGAAGCCACTGAAAATTGTATTAGTTGAACACTTTCCTGTGAATTAAAAGGAAACCCATCCTTATTAGATTGAACATTTTGACACAGGATATTTTTGTCACCATGCACTTCCATTTATTCTTGTACAATGTAAAAGTCCTGAGCACATGCAATCTGTAGTGAATAGAGTGATTTTTTTTGTATAGGCCTGCTCTGTAGTAGCAGAGTAGCtgtgtgtttttatttgtatCACAATGTCGGGTTAT
The Oncorhynchus nerka isolate Pitt River linkage group LG28, Oner_Uvic_2.0, whole genome shotgun sequence genome window above contains:
- the LOC115113671 gene encoding ras-related protein Rab-27A translates to MSDGDYDYLIKFLALGDSGVGKTSFLYQYTDKKFNSKFITTVGIDFREKRVVYKSNGPDGAAGRGQRIHVQLWDTAGQERFRSLTTAFFRDAMGFLLLFDLTNEQSFLNVRNWMSQLQMHAYCENPDIVLCGNKCDLQEQRAVREDEARELAEKYGIPYFETSAANGQFVSQAVDVLLDLIMKRMERCVDKSWIPDGTVRSNGHSGHTDITEPKTQEKGKCAC